In Chitinophagales bacterium, the following are encoded in one genomic region:
- a CDS encoding transposase produces MKRERRHFDKAFKLMAVELCHTGKPPKEVADELGIRAELVRRWRREYEQYQEGSFSGQGVANMTAEQKEIARLKKALKDVQIERDILKKAVSIFSRSDGRYSNS; encoded by the coding sequence ATGAAAAGAGAAAGAAGACATTTTGACAAAGCATTTAAACTGATGGCCGTTGAGTTATGCCATACAGGGAAACCACCGAAAGAGGTTGCAGATGAATTAGGGATTAGGGCAGAGTTGGTAAGACGCTGGAGACGGGAGTATGAACAATATCAGGAAGGAAGTTTTTCCGGACAAGGGGTAGCCAATATGACGGCAGAACAAAAGGAGATCGCCCGCTTAAAGAAAGCGCTCAAAGACGTGCAAATAGAAAGGGATATATTAAAAAAGGCGGTAAGCATCTTCTCCAGGAGCGATGGCAGATATTCGAATTCATGA
- a CDS encoding transposase (possible pseudo, frameshifted) gives MENRRAIQMINTVYKESKGRYGSPKITEELRLRGLQLSRPRVARLMRSEGIKSIVHKKFRVVTTDSKHNYPVAENHLNRNFKVDAPGKVWVSDITYIGTAQGWLYLTIIMDLFDRKIIGWALSKRLTAKDTVVAAWKMALINRPLRGRLIFHSDRGVQYACCELRQQLKGKPVIQSMSRKGDCWDNAVAENFFKILKSELVRHSRFIGHQQAQREVFEFIEIWYNRKRKHAYLGYLTPEEFRNNYFLNAAA, from the coding sequence TTGGAAAACAGGAGAGCCATACAGATGATCAACACAGTATACAAGGAAAGTAAAGGCCGGTATGGTTCGCCAAAGATCACCGAAGAGCTGAGGCTACGGGGATTGCAACTATCCCGTCCCCGGGTAGCCAGACTGATGCGTTCAGAAGGTATAAAAAGCATAGTACATAAGAAATTCAGAGTGGTGACAACGGACTCAAAACACAATTATCCTGTAGCGGAGAATCATCTCAACAGGAACTTTAAAGTGGATGCACCCGGCAAAGTATGGGTGTCAGACATCACCTATATCGGCACAGCCCAGGGATGGCTGTATCTGACTATTATCATGGATTTGTTTGACCGTAAGATCATCGGATGGGCGTTGAGTAAGAGGCTGACGGCTAAAGATACCGTTGTGGCTGCATGGAAGATGGCGCTGATCAACAGACCGCTCAGAGGCAGATTGATCTTTCATTCTGACAGAGGCGTCCAGTATGCCTGTTGTGAACTCAGGCAGCAGTTAAAAGGCAAGCCTGTAATCCAAAGCATGAGCAGAAAAGGTGATTGCTGGGATAATGCGGTGGCCGAGAACTTCTTTAAAATTCTCAAAAGTGAACTGGTCCGCCACAGCCGGTTCATCGGTCACCAGCAAGCTCAAAGAGAAGTCTTTGAGTTTATCGAGATTTGGTACAACAGGAAAAGAAAGCATGCTTATTTAGGATATCTTACACCTGAAGAATTTAGAAACAATTATTTTTTAAATGCGGCAGCTTAA